The DNA window TTAGATGGCTGAATACGTTAAATTCCAAGGGATTGTGTCCTATGTGCAGAcaagaattcaaattagACAAGAAATTAGTAATAAACTCTGATTATCTACAAAAATTTGAGGTCTTAGCTAGGAAAAATAGGGAAAGAAGGGCTCTGAatgttgatgaagaagataacGGTATTGACAATATGATAATTGACGCGGCCGGGATTGAGGATGACAGTAGTAGTGACAATAGCAACTTCCTTGGGGACTCCCATGAAAGAAGCGACGTACTGAtgtattgatattttatctCTTACTTCAAACagttcaataatattcGGTTGATAATAGACATATATCTTTCTTGCGCCGCAAGTTTTAAATAgagaaaagattcaaaatctaGTACTTATAGATATGTATATTGAGCAGTATAATCAATAAGTGGGGCTATATTCCAACCTGGTAGCCTCTCGTTTCAATCCATTGAATAg is part of the Kazachstania africana CBS 2517 chromosome 1, complete genome genome and encodes:
- the APC11 gene encoding anaphase promoting complex subunit 11 (similar to Saccharomyces cerevisiae APC11 (YDL008W); ancestral locus Anc_3.190); translated protein: MKVTVKKIYPVYAWSWDIVTRKGEQKSDVYSVLDKYRSEKDDVCGICRASYNGTCPSCKIPGTMCPLIVGSCNHNFHYHCIFRWLNTLNSKGLCPMCRQEFKLDKKLVINSDYLQKFEVLARKNRERRALNVDEEDNGIDNMIIDAAGIEDDSSSDNSNFLGDSHERSDVLMY